The window AACCCGATACGCCCGAACGGCGAATCCACGACCTTGACCTGCTTGCCCGCTTCGAGCGTGCCCTCCTCGGCGAACCTCTCTTTGCCGAGATCGAGGTTGAACAGGTGAATCTTGTCGTAACGCGCGACCATCCTGCCGCCATCGTCGTAAAGCTGGCAGGAGTTGTAGATCTTGCCTTCGGTTGGCGCTGTCATCGGCACCGAACAGCCGACCAGCCAGATTTTATGTTTTCTTGCCGTTTCGGAGAGGAAGCGCTGGATCGGCCCGTCGCCGTCCTTTTCACGAACTTTTACTTTGTCGGTCGGACGCATGCCCATGATGGCGAAATATTCCGGCAACGCGACCAGCCGCGCCCCCTGCGCCACCGCTGCCTCGATGAGCCGGCCGGCTTCGTTCAGGTTGGCGGCCACGTTCGGACCGGAGGCCATCTGCACGCCGGCGATACGAAACGCCTGCGCGTGCCCCTGTCCTTTCACCGTCGCCGTTACCGGCGCGGCGTGATCGCGGGCGCCACGCAGTTTTGCGCGGCCGAATCCTGATTGGGTGGTGGCCATGCCGGTTCCGAAGCCTGATTCCTGTCGAGGCGAGGTCGGATTGTAACCTCGTGCGCGAGGAATGCTCTAACGTCCTTTTTCCTTCACGTCGGATGGCGACTTGGACACCCGCGCAATGACCGGATCGGCCCAGCTTCCAGTGACCGAATAATCGAACGATGCGATCTGGCTGAAGGGATCCTTGAGCGCTTTCTGCGCGATGAGCGCGGCAACGCCGATGGCGGGATTGACGATGGCACCGGCGATCGCAATACTCTCCGACAGCGACGGCGTGACCCGCACGATGAGATTCTGGGTTTCGCGGGCGAGATCGACCTGACCGTGCATCGCCACGCGCGCAGCGGAACCCTCCATCCGGAAATCCTGCGTATAGGCAACGCCCGCGGTGATATTCAGGTTTGCCGAGATGCGATCGAAACTGAAACCCTTGCTGAACACGTCGCGGAAATCCAGCGATACGCGTCTGGGCAGTGCCTGCAGGCTCAGGATGCCGAGCAGCTTGGCCACGCCCGGCTCGATCTGGCGGAAACGCCCGCCCTTGGCTTCCAATTTCAATTGACCTGACAGGGACGGAATGTCGAACCGGGTCGGATTGCCTCTCCAGGCAATCGGGCCCTCGAGCAAGGCAGTTCCACCCTGCACGCTGTCCGGCCAGCCCAGTCTCGTGAAGAACTTGCCGACGTCGGAAACCTCGAGCTTTACCTTGACGTCGGTGCGCGAAATTTCTCCGATCGCCCAGCGTCCGCTCATGGCGAACTTGCTTTCCGGATTGGCGATTTCCAGCCGCTGCAATTGCCAGCCGGAGGTCTCCGGTTGCGCCAGCACCGTCAGGCGTCCCAGATCCTTGCCTTCGTAGGTAAAGCTGTCGGCAACCAGATCCACGGAAGGCAGGCGCTGCTCGGCCCCGCCGCCGGGCTTGCCGGCCTGGATTTCCGTTGTAATCGGCGGCAGCACGAGCTTCGACAGGCGGGCAGCCAACTTGCCGTCGCCATCTGATACCCACGACATCTGACCGGCCACTTCGCGGCCGGCGAGCGTAGCCTGCCATCCGGCAGCCTGCCGGGTTGCTTCCACTTTGAGACCGTGAAAGCGCCGGCGACCGACGTCGAGGATGCCGATCTGCAGGTCCACACCGGCAAGATCGATTTGCGAATCTCCCGGGCCGCCGGACAGCAGGCCCTGCCAGACGTCCGCATCCACCAGGTCGAGGCTGCCCCGTAACCATAATCCGTCCGAAGTCGGTAGCGCAGCCGGACTGCCCAGGCTCACCATGCCGCGACTCACCCCACCGGGCGCGCCTCCATCGAGCAGTAGTTGCGCGGAGGCGACCTTGTCGAGGTTGACGGCGAGCACGCCCTGGCGTCCGGGGCGTTCGCGCAGTTCCACGCGCAGCGGCAGGCTGGCGCTGGCGGCCTTGGCGAACGGCGGCGGCAACGTCGACGTGAGGCCGACCAGGTTCGAGTCAAAGCGAATGGTGGCGATCTTGTTACGCACGACGATGGTGCCGCGCCACGGCGTCTGGCCGTCCAGGAAAGCAAGCATGGGATGTTTCCAGACCACCCGTGCCTGATCCACGTCCAGCGTGCCGACGATGCTCGCCGTGATGCCGCCAACCGCCTGATTGGAGGCTTCGAAAGACAGCGGCTCGCCGAACATCAGCGCACGGCCCTCCCTGACGTTGAAGGAATGCTCGGTAAACGCGATGCGCGCGCCGAAATGTTCGAAAGGCGGCAGGCGTGGGTCGAGCGTAACCAGGTTGTTCTGCAGCATCAGTACGCCTTTGACGGCGGACTCCTTGATCTGGTGCAGGGGCAGATCGAGTTCCAGATCGAGTTTGGCGTCGCCAGCGGCTTTCATTTCGTCGGTGAAGCGGTTGATGTGGCCCGCCACCGGCGTCGATGCCGCATAACGCAGGAAGTCCGATGTCGCTCCCTGCGCGACGCCTTTGACCTGCAGATGTTCGTTATGCCTGCCGAGTTCGGCAATTGACGCCCGCACGCCGGACAACTGCAGGCCTAGAATTGCACCGGACTGGCCGCGCAGGTCCATGCGGTCGCCTCTGAAAACGACATCGCCGGTAATACCGGTAATCGGCGGCCAGCCGTCTGCGTAGTCGATGGTCACGCCGCTGGCCTTGGTTGCGACTTCGAACACGCCGTTCTTGTCGCCGGCAAACGGAAAGTCCTTCAGCGGGCCTTTCAGCCGGAAGCGCATATCCTTCGACTCCCCGGCGAGCAGCGCCCGCTTTAACCAGGCCTGCGTAACCGGCGCCGCCACCGGCATGTAGCGCCAGAGCTGGTGCGCATCGGCACGCACCAGCATGCCGGACAGGTCCACGCTGCCGCGGCCCTCGGCCGCGTTGCGATAAGAACCGGAAACACTGCCGGCGAGGTGCTCGTTGGTGAAGTTCGCGTTCTTGATGGCGAGATCGACTACGTCATCATGGAAAGTCCATCCCGCATTGGCCGCGAGATAGTCCAGCGGCAGCGGCTCGGAGAATATTTTCGGCAGCTCCACACCCCCGTTTGTTGCCTTGAGCGATATCGTTCCACCGCGCTCATTCGCGTCGAACTGGCCGCTCAAACCGTGAAACCCGGGGAGCGAGCCGTCGGGCCGCGCTGCCATGGCGGCAAAACGGACCTTCGCCGAGTAGGGGTGGCCGGTGCCCCAATCTCCGTCCCAGGAAAAATTGGCGTCTTCGACAGTCCCGGTCGGAGCAGACCGCGCCAGGCGGCCGCGCAGCGCGGCATCAAGCGGCAGGAACTCCGCGAGATCTACCACGGGAGCGAGGTCAAGGCCTGACAAGTGCAGTTCGGAATGGCGCACGCCGCCAGCGGGCTCGGAACGCGCGTAGCTGAATTGCGTCGGCGCCAGCTTCAGCCCGTCGGCGGCCGTAAAGCCGAACGAAGTCGCGGAAATTTCGGTGCGGTCGCCGCGCTGCATCCAGCCCAGCCTGCCCTCTACTTCGGACAAAACAAGATCGGGCAGATTGGACGCCAGCCGGGTCTGCACATTGACCAGCCTGAGGTCGGCGGTGGCCGCGCCCAGGCGGGTGCCGTTCAGTTCAAGCCACAAGCGCAACGATCCGAGACCGCTCGCCAGTTCCAGCGGTGCCGGTATCCATACCTGCGCTAGCGCGAGGTCGGCGTAGCCGATTTCGGCATAGAGTTTTCCGTTCCACAATTGCACTTCGCGGACATCGCGGCCGAGAAATTCGCCGCGCGCAACGAGCGGGGAGGCAATCTGCGCAGGTGGCACCGCCGTCAAACCGAAGCGATGGATCGCGCCATCGCGGTCGAGCCGGAAATTGACTTTATCGAGCCGCAGTTCGGGGGCACTGCGCATTTCGTCCAGCCAGGTGATGGTGGCGTCGCGCACGAGCACCTGGCGTTGTGCCAGCAGCCACTCGCTGAACCCGCCGCCGTCAGCGGCTTGGCGCTGCATGGCGATGCCCGCGACCCAGAGCACGCCGGAAGCGTCGCGTTTGACCTCGAGCTCGGGTCCGTAGACCGCCAGGGAATCAAAACGCCACTCGGCCGACAGCAGCGACAGCCACGACAACACGGTTTCAACCCGGTCCAGCACCAATGCCGGCTGGCCGTCGGTGCCAAAGACCTTGACGTCCATGAGGTTCAGTTCCGGCCGGTAACCCTGCCAGCTTCCGGTGATCGAACCGATCGTGACGCGCTGCCCAACCGAGCGTGCGATCGTTCGCGCAATCGGCTCGCGATAGTCGTCGATATTGGGCAGCACGAGGTAGCGCAGTCCAAGTACCAGCGCGACGAAAACCAATCCGGCGATCAGGACCGCATAGGTCGCGGCGCGATAGGTCCAAAGCGAACCGTGCTTGAGGAAGGCGAAGCAGTATTTGAGAAACACTTGGTCGACGGCGCGCTATCGGGGCGGTGGAAAGAAACGCTGTTCGGTTAAGATACGCGGACGCAAATAAAATTCTCCGGACATCCACCGTATCCGCGGAAGCCCGATGGCGCACAAACCTGGTGGCGGCGTAATTGACGCACCGGCCCCGGAAAGGTTGACGTCGCTCCCCAGGACAGCGTTGCCGATCGAAGCCCAGCCATTCTAAACCAACGACGCATGTCCGCCGCCGCTTCCATATCGAAAGACTTGCCATCGGCCATCGCCCGCGCCGCGCGGCTGTCGCGCTACGTGCGCGACCTGCTGTCCGCGGAACCGGGACTGGCGACCGGCGTTACGCTGGATGCGCCGCTCGATCGCGGCTGGATGCACGCGCAGATCGAGGGTCGGGACCATGACGACCAGACGCTGAAGACTGAGCTGCGCCGGTTGCGCAAGGCGGTCATGCTGGGATTGATCACGCGCGATCTCGATGGTCGCGCGAACCTGGCGGAGGTGGTCGACACCGTTACCGCACTGGCGGAGGAAGCCGTGGCGGCGGCCACTGCCAGCCATGCGCAATGGCTGGCGCGGGAGTTTGGCAATCCATTGGGCGCAATCTCGGGCGACAAGCAGCAGTTGCACATCATTGCGATGGGCAAGCTCGGCGGCGGCGAACTCAACGTGTCTTCTGACATCGATATCGTGTTCGCCTACCCTGAGGACGGCGAAACCGACGGACCGCGGCGCATTTCGAACCATGAGTATTTCATCCGGCTTGCGCGCAGGATCATCAGCGCAATCGCCGAGGTCACAATGGACGGGTTCGTGTTCCGGGTGGATACGCGGCTGAGGCCTTACGGCGACAGTGGTCCGCTCGCGGTGAGTTTCGACATGCTGGAGGAGTACTTCACCACCCAGGGACGCGAATGGGAGCGCTACGCCTGGGTGAAAGCGCGGCCGGTCACCGGGGAGGCCGGCGCGGACCTCGATGCCGTCGTTACGCCTTTCGTGTACCGGCGTCATCTCGACTACAGCGCTATCGCCAGCCTGCGCAGCCTGCATGCGCAAATCCGCCAGGAGGTGCAAAAGCGCGAAATCGCGGACAACATCAAGCTCGGCCGGGGCGGCATCCGAGAAATCGAGTTCCTGGTGCAGGTGTTCCAGATCATCCGCGGCGGCCGCGAACCGGTGTTTCGGCTGCGCCCGACGCTGAAGGCGCTGGCGCTCCTCGGGGAAAGGCGATTGCTGCCGGGTGCGGCCGTCGATGAATTGCGCACCGCCTACGTGTATCTGCGCAATCTCGAACACCGTTTGCAATATCTGGACGACCAGCAGACCCAGATGTTGCCCCGCGCGGACGAAGATCGCGCGCTGGTCGCCGAGATGATGGGTTGTGCGGATTATGCCGGCCTGCGACGGGAACTCGACGCGCACCGCGCCGTCGTGTCGCGGCACTTCGAGGCGATTTTCGCCGGCGTACGGGAAAACGGCGGGGTGCAGGATCAGGCCGATCTCTGGCTGCAGGCGCTGTCCCGCGAAGACGCGCTCGCGCGGCTCGCCGGCATGGGCTTCAGCGATGTAGGGCGCATTTACGCGAGGCTCATGGCCATCAGAGGCAGTGCGCGCTATCGCCGCATGGCGGCATCCAGCCAGGCTTTGCTGGATCGGCTCATTCCGCAACTGATGGAAACCGCGCACGTGCTGCCGAATCCGGATACGACTTTCGAGCGCATGTTCAACGTCGTGGACAGCATCGGCCGGCGCGAAGCCTACCTGGCCCTGTTGCTCGAATATCCGAATGCGACCGCCCGCCTCGCGCGCCTGGCTTCGGCGAGTCCGTGGGCCGCAGATTATCTGGCCCAGCACCCGGTGCTGCTCGACGAACTGATCGACCCGCAAGGCAGCAGCGATGTGGCGGACTGGCCGCGGTTGCGCGAGACGCTGCACGCGAGCCTCGACGAGCACGACGGCAACACCGAGCGGCAGATGGACATCCTGCGCCACTTCAAGCAGACGCAGACGCTGCGCCTGCTCGCGCTCGATCTTGCCGGCGCGCTGTCGCTCGAGACGCTGTCCGATCACCTGAGCGATCTTGCCTGCACCGTGCTGGAAGAAGTGCTGCGCCTCGCCTGGAATGCGTTGCGGGTGCGTCACCGCGAACAACCGCAGTTCGCGATCGTCGGTTACGGCAAACTCGGCGGCAAGGAACTCGGCTACGCCTCCGATCTCGACATCATTTTTCTCTACGATGACGAGGACCAGGCCGCGCCGGAAACTTACGCGCGCCTGGCACAACGCATCAACACCTGGCTTACCAGCGCAACATCAGCCGGCGTGCTGTACGAAATCGATCTGAGACTGCGCCCCAACGGCGCAGCCGGACTCCTGGTTAGCCAGATCGACGCCTTCCGGGAATACGAGTTCGAAAAGGCCTGGGTGTGGGAACATCAGGCGCTGACGCGCGCCCGCTTCGTCGCGGGCGCTGACGCGATCGGCCGGCGTTTCGAGCGCCTGCGCATCGAAGTGCTGTGCCGGCCCCGCGATCTCGCCGCACTCGGAAGCGAAATCCTGTCCATGCGGGACAAGATGCGCGACGCGCACCCGAATGGCAGCGGCCTGTTCGATCTCAAGCACGATCGCGGCGGCATCGTCGACGTCGAGTTCGTGGTGCAATTTCTGGTGCTGGGCCATGCACACCGGCACGCCGGGCTGACGGGTAACATCGGCAATCTTGCCCTGTTGAAGCTCGCTGCCGGGCTCGGCCTGCTGCCCGATGATCTGGCCAGCGGCGCGCACGCGGCTTACCGTGAATTCCGCCGGCTCCAGCATGCGATGCGGCTGCAGGGCGAGCGTTACGCGCGCGTGGATCCTGCCGGGGTGGCGGAACACGTGCAGGCGGTGCTGCATCTCTGGGAGTGGGTATTCGGCAACATCCGGCGGGTGCCGGCTCAGCCCGAGTAGAGCTTGCCGGACAGGCGGTAGGTAGTGGTGCTGCCCTTGCCCTTGATTTCGATTTCCTGCGGCGCCTCGCAGGAATAGCGGTGTCCGAGACGGCGGAAAGTCGTCTTGTCCACCAGAATCGTGCCCGCTTCGGCTTCGGATGTCAGTCGGCTCGCGAGATTCACCGTGTCGCCCCACAAATCGTAAATGAAGCGCGTCTCGCCGATCACGCCCGCGATCGCGGGACCGGTCGCGATGCCTATGTGAAGCTGCACGCCCAGACGATGCATCTGCGGATCGGATCGAGTCAACTCGATCATCTCCAGCGCCATGTCGGCCACGTGATCCGCATAGTTGAGCCGGTTTTCCGCCAGACCGCCGACCACCATGTAGGCGTCGCCGATGGTCTTGATCTTGTCCAGCCCGTGATGCTCCGTCAGCCGGTCGAAACGCGTGAATACTTCGTCGAGGAAGGACACGACCTGGTTCGGCGTCAGTTCCTCGGCAAGCCGGGTAAAATTCACCACATCGGCGAACATCACCGAGACATCGGCAAATCCATCGGCGATGGTGCCCGGCTGATGCTTCAAGCGCTCGGCCACATGGGCCGGCAGGATGCTGAGCAGCAGCTTCTCGGATTTCTCGCGCTCGGCCCGCACCAGGTCGTGTTGCTCGGCCAGCCTGCGTTCAAAACGATCGCGTTCCTGCACAAAGTGCCTGAGCAGCAGATAGACCATGGTGGAGATGATCGTGAAATTCATCACGAAGAATACCGCCACCGTCTTCATCGGAATGCCGTTGCCTTCCCCCGTGGCAAGGAAGAAGTCGAACACGCCCGACAGGATCGTCAGCACCACATAAGCGACGAACCAGGGGATCGACTCGCGTGGCCCGAAACAGACCATGGCGCCCACCGGCGCCAGCAGCGCCAGCAGCGCAATCCCGGACGAACTGACGAAACTGCCGATCGACCACTGGATGACGAACGGAAAGAACAAAAACAGCGAAAGCTGCGCCACCCTGAAGAAATCGAAATTGCGGGTGCGCAGATAGATGGCCAGAACCGCGGCGGAGACGACCTGAAAGCCCAGCGGGACGGAGGTCGGGAGTTTAAGCCCCATCCACCAGTAGATCAGCAGCCAGAGAATGGCGGCCATGTTCATCAGGCCGCTGGCGAACATCAGCAACGTCTTGCGCAGTCTGAGTTCTTCGCTGTCGGACTCGTCGATCGCCGCCGCCCCGAGACGGGCGATCAGACCCCGGCCCGGTATGGCGCGATTGGAAGTTTTAGCCATGGATGCTGGAAGTTAACGGCTTCGAGGGTTGAAAGCGTTGTTCTTTTTCGGAGGATTCGTCCCGCACGCAAGACGGCAAGAGTAATGCATGCGGTCGCTTTCCGGCAAGGCGTGCCTGTTGTCTTCGTAGGGACGCTCATCAAAAACCGCTGCCTGCGCTAGAATTAGCGCTTTTTCGAGGGAGTGAAGCAACATGTCGATGGCCGACCGCGACGGTCTGATCTGGTACGACGGCAAAATGGTCCCCTGGCGCGAGGCCAACACGCACGTGCTCACCCATTCGCTGCACTACGGACTCGCGGTATTCGAGGGGTTGCGCGCGTACAAGACCGTCAGCGGCACCGCGATCTTCCGGCTCAAGGAACATACCGAGCGGATGTTCAATTCGGCGCACATCTACATGATGAAAATCCCCTACGACCGGGAAACGCTCATGGAAGCGCAAAAGGACGTGGTGCGCGCCAACCAGCTTGAATCCTGTTACGTGCGACCGATCGCATTCTATGGTTCCGAAAAGATGGGCGTTTCTCCCAAAGGCGCCAAAGTGCATGTGGCGATCGCCGCCTGGCCCTGGGGCGCCTATCTCGGCGTCGAGGGTCTGGAAAAAGGCATTCGCGTAAAGACATCCTCCTATGCCCGCCATCATGTCAACGTGTCGATGTGCCGCGCCAAGTATTCCGGTACTTATGCCAACTCGATCCTTGCCAACATGGAGGCCACCGAGCACGGCTATGACGAGGGTTTGTTGCTGGACGTGGACGGGTTCGTCGCCGAAGGCGCTGGCGAGAACCTGTTCATGGTCAAGAACAACAGGATGGTCGAGCCCGAGCTGAATTCCGCGCTGATCGGCATCACGCGCGACTCGGTCATCCAGCTCGCCGGCGATCTGGGCTACACGGTCGATGCGAAGCGCATTACCCGGGACGACCTGTACATCGCCGACGAGGTATTTTTCACAGGAACGGCCGCTGAAGTGACGCCAATCCGGGAAGTGGACGGCCGTACAGTCGGCGCCGGCAAGCGCGGCCCGCTCACCGAAAAGCTGCAAGCAATGTTTTTCGACGTCGTCAACGGCCGTTCGGAGAAATATCGCCACTGGCTGGACTACGTCTGAACGCAATGGAACCGGCCGCCAGGAACAGCAACAAGCAGAAACAGGTCGAGGTCACGGCGGCGGACATGCCGCTGCACTGCCCGCTGCCGTCGCAGGCGTTGTGGAACTCGCATCCGCGCGTATTCCTGCCTATCGGCGGCGACGGCGAGGCGTTGTGCCCGTACTGCGGCACAAGGTATGTATTGCGGGGTGCCGTAAAAGCAGCACACTAACCCTTAACCGCAAAGGCGCCAAGGCGCAAAGAAAACCACGCAAAGGAAATCGAAAGAACATTCTTGTTGGAAATTCCGGCGCCGCGCTCTGGACACGCAACCAAGAGATTCCTGACTGAAATGTCTCTGCCTTTCTTGGCGTTCCCTTTGCGCCTTCGCGCCTTTGCGGTTAACAGGTTTTCCCTGTGGCGATGACTAGAATCCTGGTGGTGGCGCCGTCCTGGGTCGGCGATGCGCTGCTGTCCCAGCCCCTGCTTACGCTTCTCAAGCAACGCGATCCCCGGTCGACGATCGACGTGCTGGGTCCCGGTTGGGCGCTGCCGATCTTCCGGCGCATGCGCGAGGTGGACGAGGCCATCGAAAGCCCGTTCGCCCACGGCGAACTTGCACTGCGCGAACGCCTGCACGTCGGCCTGCAGCTGCGAGCGGGACTTTACGATCGCGCCTACGTGCTGCCGAATTCCTTCAAGTCGGCTCTGGCGCCGCTGTTCGCGCGCATTCCCGAGCGCATCGGCTTCGTCGGCGAAGCG is drawn from Betaproteobacteria bacterium and contains these coding sequences:
- a CDS encoding carbon-nitrogen hydrolase family protein — protein: MATTQSGFGRAKLRGARDHAAPVTATVKGQGHAQAFRIAGVQMASGPNVAANLNEAGRLIEAAVAQGARLVALPEYFAIMGMRPTDKVKVREKDGDGPIQRFLSETARKHKIWLVGCSVPMTAPTEGKIYNSCQLYDDGGRMVARYDKIHLFNLDLGKERFAEEGTLEAGKQVKVVDSPFGRIGLSVCYDLRFPELYRAMKDVDIIVVPAAFTETTGRAHWESLVRARAIENLAYVLAPAQGGYHLSGRETHGDSMVVDPWGTVLDRLPRGSGVVVASVNPAYQASLRKSLPALTHRVIHRI
- a CDS encoding TIGR02099 family protein, with protein sequence MFLKYCFAFLKHGSLWTYRAATYAVLIAGLVFVALVLGLRYLVLPNIDDYREPIARTIARSVGQRVTIGSITGSWQGYRPELNLMDVKVFGTDGQPALVLDRVETVLSWLSLLSAEWRFDSLAVYGPELEVKRDASGVLWVAGIAMQRQAADGGGFSEWLLAQRQVLVRDATITWLDEMRSAPELRLDKVNFRLDRDGAIHRFGLTAVPPAQIASPLVARGEFLGRDVREVQLWNGKLYAEIGYADLALAQVWIPAPLELASGLGSLRLWLELNGTRLGAATADLRLVNVQTRLASNLPDLVLSEVEGRLGWMQRGDRTEISATSFGFTAADGLKLAPTQFSYARSEPAGGVRHSELHLSGLDLAPVVDLAEFLPLDAALRGRLARSAPTGTVEDANFSWDGDWGTGHPYSAKVRFAAMAARPDGSLPGFHGLSGQFDANERGGTISLKATNGGVELPKIFSEPLPLDYLAANAGWTFHDDVVDLAIKNANFTNEHLAGSVSGSYRNAAEGRGSVDLSGMLVRADAHQLWRYMPVAAPVTQAWLKRALLAGESKDMRFRLKGPLKDFPFAGDKNGVFEVATKASGVTIDYADGWPPITGITGDVVFRGDRMDLRGQSGAILGLQLSGVRASIAELGRHNEHLQVKGVAQGATSDFLRYAASTPVAGHINRFTDEMKAAGDAKLDLELDLPLHQIKESAVKGVLMLQNNLVTLDPRLPPFEHFGARIAFTEHSFNVREGRALMFGEPLSFEASNQAVGGITASIVGTLDVDQARVVWKHPMLAFLDGQTPWRGTIVVRNKIATIRFDSNLVGLTSTLPPPFAKAASASLPLRVELRERPGRQGVLAVNLDKVASAQLLLDGGAPGGVSRGMVSLGSPAALPTSDGLWLRGSLDLVDADVWQGLLSGGPGDSQIDLAGVDLQIGILDVGRRRFHGLKVEATRQAAGWQATLAGREVAGQMSWVSDGDGKLAARLSKLVLPPITTEIQAGKPGGGAEQRLPSVDLVADSFTYEGKDLGRLTVLAQPETSGWQLQRLEIANPESKFAMSGRWAIGEISRTDVKVKLEVSDVGKFFTRLGWPDSVQGGTALLEGPIAWRGNPTRFDIPSLSGQLKLEAKGGRFRQIEPGVAKLLGILSLQALPRRVSLDFRDVFSKGFSFDRISANLNITAGVAYTQDFRMEGSAARVAMHGQVDLARETQNLIVRVTPSLSESIAIAGAIVNPAIGVAALIAQKALKDPFSQIASFDYSVTGSWADPVIARVSKSPSDVKEKGR
- the glnE gene encoding bifunctional [glutamate--ammonia ligase]-adenylyl-L-tyrosine phosphorylase/[glutamate--ammonia-ligase] adenylyltransferase → MSAAASISKDLPSAIARAARLSRYVRDLLSAEPGLATGVTLDAPLDRGWMHAQIEGRDHDDQTLKTELRRLRKAVMLGLITRDLDGRANLAEVVDTVTALAEEAVAAATASHAQWLAREFGNPLGAISGDKQQLHIIAMGKLGGGELNVSSDIDIVFAYPEDGETDGPRRISNHEYFIRLARRIISAIAEVTMDGFVFRVDTRLRPYGDSGPLAVSFDMLEEYFTTQGREWERYAWVKARPVTGEAGADLDAVVTPFVYRRHLDYSAIASLRSLHAQIRQEVQKREIADNIKLGRGGIREIEFLVQVFQIIRGGREPVFRLRPTLKALALLGERRLLPGAAVDELRTAYVYLRNLEHRLQYLDDQQTQMLPRADEDRALVAEMMGCADYAGLRRELDAHRAVVSRHFEAIFAGVRENGGVQDQADLWLQALSREDALARLAGMGFSDVGRIYARLMAIRGSARYRRMAASSQALLDRLIPQLMETAHVLPNPDTTFERMFNVVDSIGRREAYLALLLEYPNATARLARLASASPWAADYLAQHPVLLDELIDPQGSSDVADWPRLRETLHASLDEHDGNTERQMDILRHFKQTQTLRLLALDLAGALSLETLSDHLSDLACTVLEEVLRLAWNALRVRHREQPQFAIVGYGKLGGKELGYASDLDIIFLYDDEDQAAPETYARLAQRINTWLTSATSAGVLYEIDLRLRPNGAAGLLVSQIDAFREYEFEKAWVWEHQALTRARFVAGADAIGRRFERLRIEVLCRPRDLAALGSEILSMRDKMRDAHPNGSGLFDLKHDRGGIVDVEFVVQFLVLGHAHRHAGLTGNIGNLALLKLAAGLGLLPDDLASGAHAAYREFRRLQHAMRLQGERYARVDPAGVAEHVQAVLHLWEWVFGNIRRVPAQPE
- a CDS encoding adenylate/guanylate cyclase domain-containing protein; its protein translation is MAKTSNRAIPGRGLIARLGAAAIDESDSEELRLRKTLLMFASGLMNMAAILWLLIYWWMGLKLPTSVPLGFQVVSAAVLAIYLRTRNFDFFRVAQLSLFLFFPFVIQWSIGSFVSSSGIALLALLAPVGAMVCFGPRESIPWFVAYVVLTILSGVFDFFLATGEGNGIPMKTVAVFFVMNFTIISTMVYLLLRHFVQERDRFERRLAEQHDLVRAEREKSEKLLLSILPAHVAERLKHQPGTIADGFADVSVMFADVVNFTRLAEELTPNQVVSFLDEVFTRFDRLTEHHGLDKIKTIGDAYMVVGGLAENRLNYADHVADMALEMIELTRSDPQMHRLGVQLHIGIATGPAIAGVIGETRFIYDLWGDTVNLASRLTSEAEAGTILVDKTTFRRLGHRYSCEAPQEIEIKGKGSTTTYRLSGKLYSG
- a CDS encoding branched-chain amino acid transaminase, producing MSMADRDGLIWYDGKMVPWREANTHVLTHSLHYGLAVFEGLRAYKTVSGTAIFRLKEHTERMFNSAHIYMMKIPYDRETLMEAQKDVVRANQLESCYVRPIAFYGSEKMGVSPKGAKVHVAIAAWPWGAYLGVEGLEKGIRVKTSSYARHHVNVSMCRAKYSGTYANSILANMEATEHGYDEGLLLDVDGFVAEGAGENLFMVKNNRMVEPELNSALIGITRDSVIQLAGDLGYTVDAKRITRDDLYIADEVFFTGTAAEVTPIREVDGRTVGAGKRGPLTEKLQAMFFDVVNGRSEKYRHWLDYV
- a CDS encoding zinc-finger domain-containing protein; its protein translation is MEPAARNSNKQKQVEVTAADMPLHCPLPSQALWNSHPRVFLPIGGDGEALCPYCGTRYVLRGAVKAAH